The genomic interval ACTCAATGACTGAGCGATGGGTCCTCCTTTGAGAAGAAGTTACTAGGAAGAGAGTTTGATGCCCATCAAAATCATATGCACCCATTCATCGTTCTCGTAATTCAATTTGTGTTTGTCATTTCTACTCTTTACTAAGAACAAATTGGCCAAGTGGGGACAGCCCCAATTTTCAACCAGCCCTATTAATGAAAtcatctaaaattaaaaaaacatcattttcaGAATCACCATCCACGattaaattgtaatatatatccATCTTTTCTTACGTAcgaaaaaaagaggaagatAAAATACATTTTACTAGCATGTGCATGAATAGTAAATttgttgataaaaaatattaataaattgtaaatttgataGAAAAACATGGCTTTCAAATCAAGAGGAAAATGATGGGTTATCGTTagaaaacatttaaaaatacttataaaaaatattggatAAATGAAATATAGTTTCTTTTATGACTAGAGGCTAGTGAAAATGACGAGGGAACGAAGCAAGTTGCAAAGTTTCTATTGCTCTCCATGGGATGATTTGATGGCTTTTGGAACTCGACAAGGACCGTGCGTCATAATAACACAAGATAAAACCACGTCGGTGCAGCAAACGAAATggtcaaatattttaattgttctcAAATCTCTGGTTACAATTGTGTGGCTATGAAAATctagttaattaataataagtattattattgttagacCTTACGTATTATTGTTGATTTAGCTTTCCCGTGGCAGATCAGAGCCGAGTTTCATGACCGTATGATTCTTTTAAGAGTGGCGCAATTGGCAACTCTTACAAAACCCCTTCTTAATCAATACTACAATCTTTTGTTCACCCTATTTAGATAATTCTTTCTTTAACTAGGAAACTTGTATGTGtgaaaaaaagattgaaacacaaattagttaattttgcatattcttcttgtaactatatttattatcaaaattcttCCTCCTTTATTGCTGCCATAGGAATTACGAAGTCGAGAGTTAGGGTTCATGATGATTCAGTGAGAAAGAAAGGACTCCAAGGACTTTCTCTGAGGACTTCGATGGCTTTCTCTACGATTGACCTTTGACTATTTGCACAGATGAAGTTAATTTCCACaattttattgatcaaattaagattttctcTTTAGGAGAGTGAAGACTGTAAACTTGTGTATGTTTAGTGtgctttgaaattttaagaaactgcaaaaaaaaaaactatattgGAGTGGAGTTTGTTTTTAAAGAAGACAAGCAACAAAGAAGATGATTGAAGAGAAACTAAAACATATTAGAGATGAGAATTTATAAACTTGATCTAAACTAAAAGCCATCGCGAGTTTTTGATGCGCTGGCACAATCTGACGCAACTCCAACTGCCATCTGtcttttatctaaattttatttgatcatactcaattaaaattatagattcGATTCAATCCGATCTGAATATAATCTAATTTGATTCGCTCCAAAATTCAGATTGAGTTCGAGTGACTTTTTTCTTAAcctgattaatttaaaattcgaTTGAATTAATCCAAACCCAATTTTGCCCACCCATAATCACcactcttcttctttttttttaagaaggtATGGATTGCATTAAAGAGATAAAGCATCAATTAATCAGGGTGGGGGAACAAGACTCCACTCACCCAAACCTGACATAGAACGCCCCACCCGAGCAACAGTATGGGCAGCGGAGTTCACAGATCGACGAACGAAAGAGAAAGCCACTTCTCCTAGAGATTAAGCCAAAGCTCTACAATCAGCTATAATAGTCCCAAAACCATTAGGATAAACAACCTTATCGTTTAAAGCATTAAAGACTTGAAGGCTGTCCATCtctaagataataaaatggaAAGCAAATTTCTTGAGCCAGCTGAGAGCTTCCTTTACACTAAAAGCTTCAGCCTCACGAGCTTCAAAACTACCAGGGAGGATGTCACTCTTTGCCGCAATAAAGTCACCTCCAGCTGAACGGATAACAGCCCCAAAACTAATCAAGCCTCTTGAGTTATCAATGGCTGCATCAACATTGCATTTGACCCACCCTATACTAGGTTTAAGCCAGCGAACAGAACCATGAGCAGCTGAGTCCAAAGATGGGGGGACAAAGACACTCTTGCGAGCTTGCTGCCACAGGAACAGATTCTGCCCAGCAGAATTCACCACATTTTGGACCCTCCCTTTAACATCATTCCAAACTTTGTTATTCCTATTCAATCATAAACCCCAACAGACCATGGCAGATAGGCTACAATCATCAATATTATGGCAAGAAAATAGGTCTTCCAGCCAATGAACAAAGCTCACACAACAACTCCCATTGAAGCCTAAAACAGAGGATATCCAGCATGCTTTAGCAAAAAGGCAAGTGACCAAGACATGGAAAACAGTTTCAGAAGAAGTGTGACATATGGGGCAGGAAGCTTGTACCTCTACACGGCGCTACAAGAGATTGTTGGCTATTGGAAGGACATTTGTCATAGCTTGCCAAAGGAAGTTCTTGACTTTTGCAGGAACAGGAAGAAGCCAGAGTTTTCGCTAAGCACTGCTGCTAGGGGGATAATGCAATGTATCAAGCATTCTGTAGCAACTAGGAACAGAGTAAAGCCCTTTGGAATCAAGCAGCCAGAACTAATTATCCTTGTCAACCCTAGAGCTAAGAGGGATTCGACGAATTAGGTCTCGATCTCTAGTGTTGAAGATATCATCGACAACATCAAAGTCCCAACGACGTTAGTTAGGGACCATAAGACTGTCAACTGTTGCAGAACTGATGCTTACTGGAAGATTAGAAGTAGTGAAGCCAATGTCCTTGTCAGGCAACCAAGGGGCACTACCAATAGAAGTCTGTTGGCCCCCTCCAATTTGAATGCGACTACCTTGACGAATAGCCGGCTGAGCAGCCAAAATTGATCTCCAAACATAACTAGGATTGCTCCCCAGCTGGGCTTCAGCAAAAGAAGTGTTCGGGTAATATCTCGCCTTAAATAGACAAGCCACAAGGGTATTGGGGTTGGTAAGGAGACGCCACCCTTGCTTTCCAAACATTGCAACATTAAACAAATGCAATCTTTTAAACTCAATGCCCCTATGAGTCTTCGGCTTACAAAGCTTATCCCATCGCATCCATGTAATACCCCCACTGTCATTCCCTTTTTTACCCCACCAAAAGGAATTCATCATTCTTTTAAGCTCTCTACAAAGCTCCAAGGGGAAGAGGTAAATATTCATAGCATAGTTGGACATTGCTTGAGCTACTGTCTTAAgcaaaatttcttttcccgCTCTAGATAACAGCTTTTGATTCCAACCTTGCAGGCGCTTCCACACTATATCTCGGATATAGCTAAGGCCTGCTAACTTGCTTCTACCAATATAAGATGGAATACCCAAGTAAGAGCCATGGTTAATAGTGCCCTGAGCCCCAAGGAGGCTGCAAATCGAGTGAGCAACCTCATGGTGAACATTTGCGCTAAAGGAGATGGAAGATTTATTGTAGTTAACCCTCTGACCCGAGGCAACCCcatataaagataaaaatagtCTTCAACACTTGAGCCTCTTGAGGAATAactttgaagaaaatgaagcaatCGTCAGCAAAGAAAAGATGAGTGAGGTCTGGAGCACCCCTAGCAATCCTAACCCCATGTAACAGCCCTGCGCTTTCGTAATGGTTAATGAGCAAGCTTAAACCTTCAGCACAGATAATAAAGAGGTATGGAGATAAAGGGTCACCTTGCCGAAGACCACGGCTAGGGACAATAGAGCCTAATTCCACTCCATCACGAGGGAACTTGTAGGTTATAGTGGAAACACAGAGCATAATCAGATTAACAAAATTCGGAGTAAAGCCCATCTTGAGCATAATAGAGGAATGGAAACCCCACTCGATTCTATCATAGGCTTTGGCCATATTGATCTTAAAAGCAGCGGCCCCTTCTTTACCTTGTCTTTTTCGCTTAAGATAATGCATAAGCTCAGCtgaaatcataatattatcaataatagtACGACCCGGAATAAAAGCACTCTGAGAATCCGAAATGATGGACCCCAAGATCAACTTTAGGCGATTAGCCAACATCTTAGCAACAACTTTGTAAAGGACATTACATAAAGCTATTGGCCGAAAATCAGTTATGCTTTCAGGGTTGGGAGTTTTAGGGATCAAGATCACAGTGGTCATTCAAGTTAGCAGGAAACTCACAATGACTAATATAGCTTAGACACGCAGCAGAGACTTCATCACCAACAATAGACCAAAACTTTTGATAG from Citrus sinensis cultivar Valencia sweet orange chromosome 9, DVS_A1.0, whole genome shotgun sequence carries:
- the LOC107174731 gene encoding uncharacterized protein LOC107174731 — protein: MGVVVNNKVWNDVKGRVQNVVNSAGQNLFLWQQARKSVFVPPSLDSAAHGSVRWLKPSIGWVKCNVDAAIDNSRGLISFGAVIRSAGGDFIAAKSDILPGSFEAREAEAFSVKEALSWLKKFAFHFIILEMDSLQVFNALNDKVVYPNGFGTIIADCRALA
- the LOC107174732 gene encoding uncharacterized protein LOC107174732; translation: MLANRLKLILGSIISDSQSAFIPGRTIIDNIMISAELMHYLKRKRQGKEGAAAFKINMAKAYDRIEWGFHSSIMLKMGFTPNFVNLIMLCVSTITYKFPRDGVELGSIVPSRGLRQGDPLSPYLFIICAEGLSLLINHYESAGLLHGVRIARGAPDLTHLFFADDCFIFFKVIPQEAQVLKTIFIFIWGCLGLLGAQGTINHGSYLGIPSYIGRSKLAGLSYIRDIVWKRLQGWNQKLLSRAGKEILLKTVAQAMSNYAMNIYLFPLELCRELKRMMNSFWWGKKGNDSGGITWMRWDKLCKPKTHRGIEFKRLHLFNVAMFGKQGWRLLTNPNTLVACLFKARYYPNTSFAEAQLGSNPSYVWRSILAAQPAIRQGSRIQIGGGQQTSIGSAPWLPDKDIGFTTSNLPVSISSATVDSLMVPN